Proteins encoded within one genomic window of Pectobacterium araliae:
- a CDS encoding transglutaminase family protein, with the protein MKLTINHLTHYRYDEEVKFSTQYLRLTPQDSVHQRIHEWKLTLPVPAVQTTDAYGNVLHVLTLDHPHHDITIHAEGIVDIIDSDEGEKPAVQDALSPLVFLRMTPLTEADGNIRAFAQRYYQQDAPEESLNTLMAELLLKMPYTPGATQVQDSAAAAFAMQKGVCQDHTHVFLACCRSLAIPARYVSGYVYSKDTKHVAMHAWAEVWLNGKWQGFDITNSSRQLYQHLWLAVGMDYMDACPVRGTRLGGGCEEMFSEAEVRLFARQQQVQQQQ; encoded by the coding sequence ATGAAACTGACCATCAATCACCTTACGCACTACCGCTATGATGAAGAAGTGAAATTCAGCACCCAGTACCTGCGCTTGACGCCGCAAGATTCCGTGCACCAAAGAATACATGAATGGAAACTGACCCTGCCTGTTCCCGCCGTTCAAACCACCGATGCGTATGGTAATGTGTTACATGTGCTAACGCTCGACCACCCGCACCATGACATTACGATTCATGCAGAAGGCATTGTCGATATCATCGACAGCGACGAAGGAGAAAAACCAGCCGTACAGGACGCTCTGTCGCCGCTGGTTTTTTTACGTATGACGCCGCTCACCGAAGCCGACGGCAATATTCGGGCGTTTGCCCAGCGCTATTATCAGCAAGATGCGCCGGAAGAGAGCCTGAATACGCTGATGGCGGAATTGCTGTTGAAAATGCCGTATACTCCCGGCGCAACGCAGGTTCAGGATAGCGCCGCTGCCGCGTTTGCCATGCAAAAAGGCGTGTGTCAGGATCACACCCATGTCTTTCTGGCATGCTGCCGCAGCCTGGCTATCCCGGCGCGCTATGTCAGCGGCTACGTCTACAGCAAGGACACCAAGCATGTTGCGATGCATGCCTGGGCGGAAGTCTGGCTGAACGGAAAGTGGCAAGGATTCGACATTACCAATAGCTCCCGCCAGCTCTACCAGCATCTGTGGCTGGCCGTAGGGATGGATTATATGGATGCCTGCCCGGTACGCGGTACGCGACTGGGAGGTGGATGCGAAGAGATGTTTTCAGAGGCTGAAGTCCGTTTGTTTGCACGGCAACAGCAGGTACAGCAGCAACAGTAA
- a CDS encoding alpha-E domain-containing protein — MLSRTASELYWMARYLERAEGLARVLDVTYKLSMMPSHSQQQHDLALPLNLTMTHELFQQRYAQFSMNNLLNFFALDNQNPSSIYNCIEMAWNNAHAVRGSLSSEVWECINTTRIDIRNLRHQGVDTIGIDAFFDWVKERSHLFRGAMFGTLLRNDAQCFIRLGTLIERAYATAQLLNIKHQQLHNDPDPVREYYRLDTLLRAVSAREAYHSIYRQPISLETVTELLVLREDIPRSLHACVSDLVQQLEAIGSQRARVPHRLAHLLHVELRFSTLDDILAQDLPTYLNHFIGKINELADSIRHTYLEAL; from the coding sequence ATGCTAAGCCGTACCGCAAGTGAACTGTATTGGATGGCTCGCTATCTGGAGCGGGCAGAAGGCCTCGCCCGCGTGCTGGATGTGACCTACAAACTCTCGATGATGCCGAGCCATAGTCAACAGCAACACGATCTGGCATTGCCGCTGAATCTGACGATGACGCATGAATTATTTCAGCAGCGCTACGCCCAATTTTCCATGAACAACCTGCTGAATTTCTTCGCATTGGACAACCAGAACCCCAGCAGTATCTACAACTGTATCGAAATGGCCTGGAATAACGCGCACGCCGTGCGTGGCAGCCTCTCTTCCGAGGTCTGGGAATGCATCAACACCACCCGCATCGACATTCGCAATCTACGGCATCAGGGCGTGGACACCATCGGTATTGATGCATTTTTTGACTGGGTAAAAGAGCGTTCTCACCTGTTTCGCGGCGCGATGTTCGGCACCCTGCTGCGTAATGATGCCCAGTGTTTTATCCGTCTTGGTACGCTGATTGAGCGCGCCTATGCCACCGCACAGTTACTGAATATCAAACATCAGCAACTCCATAACGACCCCGATCCGGTGCGTGAGTATTATCGTCTGGATACCCTGCTGCGGGCAGTGAGCGCACGCGAGGCTTACCACAGCATCTATCGCCAGCCGATCAGCCTGGAAACAGTGACCGAACTGCTCGTCTTGCGCGAGGACATACCGCGTTCTTTGCACGCCTGCGTCAGCGATCTGGTACAGCAGTTAGAAGCCATCGGTAGCCAGCGAGCCAGAGTGCCCCACCGGCTTGCCCACCTACTGCACGTTGAGCTGCGTTTCAGCACGCTGGATGACATTCTGGCGCAGGATCTCCCCACCTATCTCAACCACTTTATCGGCAAAATTAACGAATTGGCTGACAGCATCCGTCACACCTATCTGGAGGCGTTATGA
- a CDS encoding MFS transporter, protein MKNSPIHTTSSVTAYDLYSNVPPTQTALPRHVVLLFACASALSVANVYYAQPLLDALSVDFHLSIAAVGGVMTATQLGCALALILLVPLGDILNRRYLMLAQLSTLIVALVAVGLATTSLYLLLGMLAVGMLGTAMTQGLIAYAATAAAPQERGRVVGAAQGGVVIGLLLARVLSGFIADLAGWRCVYFFSALLMLMLAVLLWRVLPHQPPARQRPRYSALLISMLTLLRKERVLQIRGVIALLMFAALSIFWSALVLPLSRAPYFFSHTVIGAFGLVGILGALAAVKAGSLADKGRGQWVSGIALLLLMASWLPLWFAPYSLFALVVGIIVLDLGGQAIHVTNQSMIFKTHPDAHSRLVGCYMLFYSIGSGLGAMATTVAYDAAGWSGVCLLGAAVSLLALLFWKMTLHLSVPSPTTFTLS, encoded by the coding sequence ATGAAAAATAGCCCTATTCATACCACGTCATCCGTCACAGCATATGATCTTTACAGCAATGTGCCCCCCACCCAGACGGCATTACCGCGCCATGTCGTGTTGCTCTTTGCCTGTGCCAGCGCCCTCAGCGTCGCCAATGTGTATTACGCACAGCCGCTGCTGGATGCCTTATCGGTAGATTTTCACCTCAGTATCGCTGCCGTTGGCGGGGTAATGACGGCAACACAGCTTGGCTGTGCGCTGGCGTTAATTTTGCTGGTGCCACTGGGAGATATTCTCAATCGACGCTATTTGATGTTGGCGCAGTTGAGTACGCTCATCGTGGCGCTGGTTGCCGTTGGACTCGCGACCACATCCCTGTATTTATTGCTCGGCATGCTGGCTGTGGGCATGCTCGGCACGGCCATGACTCAGGGTCTGATTGCTTATGCTGCGACGGCGGCTGCACCGCAAGAGCGTGGGCGCGTTGTGGGTGCCGCACAGGGCGGCGTAGTGATTGGGCTTTTACTGGCTCGCGTGCTGTCCGGCTTCATTGCCGATCTAGCAGGCTGGCGCTGCGTATACTTTTTCTCCGCACTGCTGATGCTGATGCTTGCCGTACTTCTGTGGCGCGTGCTGCCGCATCAGCCACCTGCCCGGCAACGCCCGCGCTATTCCGCGTTGCTGATTTCTATGCTGACCCTGTTGCGTAAAGAACGGGTGTTGCAAATACGTGGCGTCATCGCTTTACTGATGTTTGCTGCCCTGAGCATTTTCTGGAGCGCGTTAGTTCTGCCACTGAGTCGCGCACCGTATTTCTTCTCTCATACGGTTATCGGTGCGTTTGGTCTGGTGGGTATTCTCGGCGCATTGGCGGCAGTGAAAGCAGGTTCACTGGCTGATAAAGGTCGTGGTCAGTGGGTCAGCGGCATCGCTCTGTTGCTGCTGATGGCATCATGGCTACCGCTGTGGTTCGCGCCCTATTCTCTCTTCGCGCTGGTGGTCGGCATTATCGTGCTCGATCTGGGCGGACAGGCCATTCACGTCACCAACCAAAGCATGATTTTCAAGACGCATCCTGATGCGCACAGCCGTCTGGTAGGCTGCTATATGCTGTTTTATAGCATCGGCAGCGGGCTGGGCGCGATGGCAACCACAGTGGCGTATGACGCTGCTGGCTGGTCAGGCGTATGTCTTCTTGGCGCCGCCGTCAGCCTGCTGGCGTTACTCTTCTGGAAAATGACGCTGCACCTTTCAGTCCCGTCACCGACAACATTCACGCTATCGTGA
- the ridA gene encoding 2-iminobutanoate/2-iminopropanoate deaminase, with protein MSRIISTENAPAAIGPYVQGVDLGSMIFTSGQIPVNPKSGLVADNITAQTRQSLENVQAIVEAAGLKVSDIVKMTVFVKDLHDFTLVNTAYEAFFNEHSAPFPARSCVEVARLPKDVKIEIEAIAVRR; from the coding sequence ATGTCACGCATTATCAGCACTGAGAACGCCCCAGCCGCCATCGGCCCTTATGTTCAGGGCGTCGACCTTGGCAGCATGATCTTCACGTCCGGCCAGATCCCCGTGAATCCGAAAAGCGGCCTGGTGGCTGACAACATCACCGCTCAGACGCGCCAGTCACTGGAAAACGTTCAGGCGATTGTGGAAGCCGCTGGTCTGAAAGTTTCCGATATCGTGAAAATGACCGTGTTCGTAAAAGACCTGCACGATTTCACTCTCGTGAACACCGCGTATGAAGCCTTCTTCAACGAACATAGCGCACCGTTCCCGGCTCGCTCTTGCGTTGAAGTCGCCCGCCTGCCAAAAGACGTGAAAATCGAAATCGAAGCGATCGCCGTTCGTCGCTAA
- a CDS encoding circularly permuted type 2 ATP-grasp protein: MIKMKLPTAPYYDEMLSSEGKQRQHYNSYWQWLQQTDQHAIRQKKEQAELLFHRVGITFNVYGEEGGTERLIPFDSVPRIIPANEWQLLDRGIRQRVQALNAFLYDIYHQQHILNAGIIPREQVLANEQYQPCMQGVNLHNNIYAHITGIDMVRNSDGNYYVLEDNLRTPSGVSYMLENRKMMMRLYPDLFASQHIAPVERYPSYLLQTLRESTQVDDPTVVVMTPGRFNSAYFEHSFLAQQMGVELVESADLFVKSGAVYMRTTEGPCQVDVIYRRVDDAFLDPLAFRADSMLGVPGLLSVYRAGGVVLANAVGTGVADDKSIYPYVPDMIRFYLSEEPILSNIPTWQCRDPKALRYVLDHLDSMVVKEVHGAGGYGMLVGPRATRQEIEMFRQRLLANPHNYIGQETLALSTCPTFIDDGLAPRHIDLRPFALSGEEIRLIPGGLTRVALTEGSLVVNSSQGGGTKDTWVMEGDESC; encoded by the coding sequence ATGATAAAAATGAAGCTTCCAACTGCGCCTTATTACGACGAGATGCTCTCGTCCGAAGGCAAACAACGTCAACACTACAATTCTTATTGGCAGTGGCTACAGCAAACCGACCAGCATGCCATCCGACAAAAGAAAGAGCAGGCAGAACTGCTCTTTCACCGCGTCGGTATTACTTTTAACGTTTATGGTGAGGAAGGCGGCACCGAACGCCTTATTCCGTTCGATAGCGTACCGCGTATTATTCCCGCTAATGAATGGCAGTTGCTCGATCGCGGCATTCGTCAGCGGGTACAGGCGCTGAACGCGTTTCTTTACGACATTTACCACCAGCAGCACATTCTCAACGCGGGCATTATTCCTCGTGAACAGGTGCTGGCGAACGAGCAATATCAGCCCTGTATGCAGGGAGTAAACCTGCATAACAACATTTATGCCCATATCACGGGGATCGATATGGTGCGCAACAGCGACGGCAATTATTACGTGCTGGAAGACAATTTGCGTACCCCATCCGGCGTCTCTTACATGCTGGAAAATCGCAAAATGATGATGCGTCTCTACCCGGATCTGTTTGCCAGCCAGCACATCGCGCCCGTAGAACGCTATCCGAGCTATCTGCTACAAACGTTGCGTGAAAGTACGCAGGTTGACGATCCTACCGTGGTCGTGATGACGCCGGGTCGTTTCAACAGTGCTTACTTCGAACACAGCTTTCTGGCACAGCAAATGGGCGTCGAGCTGGTAGAAAGTGCAGATTTGTTCGTCAAGTCCGGTGCCGTCTACATGCGCACGACAGAAGGGCCTTGTCAGGTGGATGTGATTTATCGCCGTGTCGATGATGCCTTCCTCGATCCGCTGGCGTTTCGTGCCGACTCAATGCTTGGCGTACCCGGCCTGCTGTCCGTCTATCGTGCAGGCGGCGTCGTGTTAGCCAATGCGGTCGGCACTGGCGTTGCCGACGATAAATCCATCTATCCCTACGTGCCGGACATGATCCGTTTCTATCTGTCTGAAGAACCGATTCTCAGTAATATTCCCACCTGGCAGTGCCGCGACCCAAAAGCTCTCCGCTATGTTCTCGACCATCTGGACAGCATGGTAGTGAAGGAAGTCCACGGCGCAGGCGGTTACGGCATGCTGGTCGGCCCGCGCGCGACACGTCAGGAAATCGAGATGTTTCGTCAGCGTTTACTGGCAAACCCGCATAACTATATTGGTCAGGAAACGCTGGCGCTCTCCACCTGCCCGACGTTTATCGATGATGGCTTAGCGCCTCGTCATATCGACCTTCGCCCTTTCGCGCTATCCGGCGAGGAAATCCGTCTGATTCCCGGCGGTCTGACGCGTGTTGCCCTTACCGAAGGCTCTCTGGTCGTCAACTCCTCTCAAGGCGGCGGCACCAAAGATACGTGGGTCATGGAGGGGGATGAATCATGCTAA
- the nrdG gene encoding anaerobic ribonucleoside-triphosphate reductase-activating protein, which produces MNYHQYYPVDVVNGPGTRCTLFVAGCVHECVGCYNKSTWRLNSGQPFTQEQEDRIIADLQDTAIPRQGISLSGGDPLHPQNVPDILRLVERIRAECPGKDIWVWTGYVLAELTPEQQRVVDLINVLVDGKFVQDLKDPALIWHGSSNQVVHRLR; this is translated from the coding sequence ATGAATTACCACCAATATTATCCCGTCGATGTGGTCAACGGCCCCGGCACCCGCTGCACGCTATTTGTCGCGGGTTGCGTACATGAATGCGTGGGGTGCTACAACAAAAGTACCTGGCGCCTCAACTCCGGCCAGCCGTTTACGCAGGAACAGGAAGATCGGATCATCGCCGATCTTCAGGATACCGCGATCCCACGGCAGGGCATTTCGCTGTCTGGCGGCGATCCGCTTCACCCACAGAATGTGCCTGATATTCTGCGGCTGGTCGAACGGATACGCGCTGAATGCCCAGGCAAAGATATCTGGGTTTGGACGGGCTACGTGCTGGCGGAACTCACGCCGGAACAACAGCGGGTGGTCGATCTCATCAACGTGCTAGTCGATGGAAAATTTGTGCAAGATCTGAAAGATCCCGCACTGATTTGGCACGGTAGCAGCAATCAGGTTGTTCACCGCCTGCGCTGA
- a CDS encoding bactofilin family protein: MFSFDKNKKDAKEPQGRSEINSSPAISPSNELINSVNPVRVKKDTFISQGGRMTGSLAVDGNITVEGQVEGDVQCDNTIKVEHTGQINGEMKSQQIVINGRVEGRIAASVVAILAQGKVFGDIFTDELSIEKGGIFTGQSHPLTPPAQSQEKLTYVEKKKEKTAKVLAEQENVVALAGSAPTA; the protein is encoded by the coding sequence ATGTTTTCATTCGATAAAAACAAAAAAGACGCAAAAGAGCCGCAAGGGCGCAGTGAAATAAACAGCTCTCCCGCTATTAGCCCATCGAACGAGTTGATTAATTCAGTGAATCCTGTGCGTGTGAAAAAGGACACCTTCATTTCTCAGGGGGGACGTATGACGGGCTCTCTGGCTGTGGATGGCAACATCACCGTGGAAGGCCAGGTGGAAGGTGATGTGCAGTGTGATAACACGATTAAAGTGGAGCACACTGGTCAGATCAACGGCGAAATGAAATCGCAGCAGATCGTCATCAACGGTCGCGTTGAAGGACGCATAGCAGCCAGCGTTGTGGCGATTTTAGCGCAGGGAAAAGTGTTCGGCGATATTTTCACCGATGAACTCTCTATCGAAAAAGGCGGCATCTTCACCGGTCAATCCCACCCACTCACTCCGCCAGCGCAGAGTCAGGAAAAACTGACCTACGTGGAAAAGAAAAAAGAGAAAACCGCTAAGGTGCTCGCAGAGCAAGAGAACGTCGTGGCGTTAGCAGGAAGTGCGCCGACGGCGTGA
- a CDS encoding proteasome-type protease, with the protein MTYCVAMCLSDGLVFASDSRTNAGVDHIATFKKLHVFQHEAERVFVIQCAGNLATTQSIISLLSARINTQHTPNLMQMGSMYDAAMLLGETVREVIHRDSSAQQNGSNTNFGCNLLLGGQIGGDTHRLFHIYPEGNFIESTPDTPYFQIGESKYGKPIIDRVLTMDTSLEQAMCCALISIDSTLRSNLSVGLPLDVMIYRSGSFDSSEQQRITENNAYFSAIRKAWSEGLLNTFRQLPPFPDIQQ; encoded by the coding sequence ATGACGTACTGTGTCGCCATGTGTCTGTCTGACGGCCTGGTTTTTGCTTCTGACTCCCGCACCAATGCAGGCGTTGATCACATCGCAACGTTCAAAAAGTTGCATGTCTTTCAACACGAAGCAGAACGGGTATTCGTTATCCAATGCGCGGGAAATCTGGCAACCACGCAAAGCATCATCAGCCTGCTCAGCGCCCGAATCAATACGCAACACACGCCGAACCTGATGCAGATGGGATCGATGTATGATGCCGCGATGCTGCTTGGGGAAACGGTGCGAGAAGTCATTCACCGCGATAGCAGTGCGCAGCAGAACGGCAGCAACACCAATTTTGGCTGTAATCTGCTGCTGGGTGGACAAATCGGCGGCGACACCCATCGGCTATTTCATATTTACCCAGAAGGCAACTTCATCGAGTCCACGCCGGATACCCCCTACTTCCAAATCGGCGAAAGCAAATACGGTAAACCGATTATCGATCGGGTATTGACCATGGATACCTCGCTGGAGCAAGCCATGTGCTGTGCGCTGATTTCCATCGATTCTACTTTGCGCAGTAACCTATCTGTCGGCCTGCCATTGGATGTCATGATTTACCGTAGCGGTAGTTTTGACAGCAGCGAACAGCAACGCATCACTGAAAATAACGCCTATTTTTCCGCTATCCGTAAAGCATGGTCTGAAGGGCTGCTGAACACCTTCCGCCAACTACCCCCTTTCCCTGACATTCAACAGTAA
- a CDS encoding YhbP family protein: MQKESRETGSDLEAISRYLKKLHVLTLCVGENSELWCASCFYTYDDQQIAFYLMTELQTRHGEIMARLPQVAGTVSGQPKSVMLIKGVQFRAQAVQLEGDDAQQARARYNARFPIARVSQAPIWRLSLTEVKMTDNTLGFGKKRYWQRDEQTGQKEHDKHDKMRE; the protein is encoded by the coding sequence ATGCAGAAAGAATCGAGAGAAACAGGCAGCGATCTTGAGGCAATCTCCCGCTATCTGAAGAAGTTGCACGTACTGACGCTATGCGTGGGTGAAAATTCGGAATTATGGTGTGCGAGTTGCTTCTATACTTATGACGATCAACAAATAGCCTTCTATCTAATGACGGAGTTGCAGACGCGCCACGGTGAAATCATGGCAAGATTGCCGCAGGTGGCCGGTACGGTCAGCGGCCAGCCGAAGAGCGTAATGTTGATTAAAGGCGTACAGTTTCGGGCGCAGGCGGTGCAGTTGGAGGGCGATGACGCGCAGCAGGCTAGAGCACGGTACAACGCACGTTTTCCTATTGCACGGGTATCGCAAGCGCCGATCTGGCGGCTCAGCCTGACAGAAGTCAAGATGACGGATAATACGCTGGGCTTTGGTAAGAAACGCTACTGGCAGCGCGACGAGCAAACGGGTCAGAAAGAACACGATAAGCATGACAAGATGAGAGAGTAA
- the nrdD gene encoding anaerobic ribonucleoside-triphosphate reductase, protein MKPVVIKRDGCQVPFDEVRIKEAVERAAQAAGVNDADYCATVACAVAQQMLDKSRVDIRDIQDAVENLLMSGKYKQLARTYIEYRHDRDIARERHGRLNQEIRGLVEQSNMALLNENANKDSKVIPTQRDLLAGIVAKHYAKQYILPRDVVLAHERGEIHYHDLDYSPFFPMFNCMLIDLNGMLTNGFKMGNAEIEPPKSISTATAVTAQIIAQVASHIYGGTTINRIDEILAPFVTASHAKHKAVAEEWKIPDAENYALTRTEKECYDAFQSLEYEVNTLHTANGQTPFVTFGFGLGTCWESRLIQESILRNRIAGLGKNHKTAVFPKLVFAIRDGLNHKAGDANYDIKQLALECASKRMYPDILNYDQVVNVTGSFKTPMGCRSFLGVYEENGQQIHDGRNNLGVISLNLPRIALEAEGNEDRFWTLLDQRLTLAKKALMTRIARLENVKARVAPILYMEGACGVRLKADDNIADIFKNGRASISLGYIGLHETINALFGSQTHVFDDEALRAKAVAVIARLKAATEQWKDETGYGFSLYSTPSENLCDRFCRLDTAEFGVVPGVTDKGYYTNSFHLDVEKKVNPYQKIDFELPYPPLANGGFICYGEYPNLQHNLKALEDVWDYSYTRVPYYGTNTPIDECYECGFTGEFECTSKGFTCPKCGNHDSARVSVTRRVCGYLGSPDARPFNAGKQEEVKRRIKHLGNGQLG, encoded by the coding sequence GTGAAACCAGTAGTGATTAAACGGGACGGTTGCCAGGTGCCTTTTGATGAAGTACGTATCAAAGAGGCGGTCGAGCGCGCGGCACAGGCAGCCGGTGTCAATGATGCAGACTATTGTGCAACTGTGGCCTGTGCGGTCGCTCAACAAATGCTGGATAAATCGCGCGTAGATATCCGCGATATTCAGGACGCGGTCGAAAACCTGCTGATGTCTGGCAAGTATAAGCAGCTGGCGCGTACCTACATCGAATACCGCCATGACCGCGATATTGCGCGTGAACGCCACGGTCGCCTCAATCAGGAAATTCGTGGTCTGGTCGAGCAGAGCAACATGGCGCTGCTGAACGAAAATGCCAACAAAGACAGTAAAGTGATCCCCACCCAGCGCGATCTGCTGGCAGGGATTGTCGCCAAACACTACGCCAAACAGTACATCCTGCCGCGTGATGTGGTATTGGCGCACGAACGCGGTGAGATTCACTATCACGACCTCGACTACTCGCCGTTTTTCCCGATGTTCAACTGCATGCTGATCGACCTGAACGGCATGCTGACCAACGGCTTCAAAATGGGCAATGCGGAAATTGAACCGCCGAAGTCGATCTCAACCGCGACCGCCGTCACCGCGCAGATTATCGCGCAGGTCGCCAGCCACATTTATGGCGGCACCACGATTAACCGTATTGATGAAATTCTGGCACCGTTCGTCACCGCCAGCCATGCGAAACACAAAGCCGTGGCGGAAGAGTGGAAGATCCCAGATGCAGAAAACTATGCCCTGACCCGCACTGAAAAAGAGTGCTACGACGCCTTTCAGTCACTGGAATATGAAGTCAACACGCTGCACACCGCTAACGGCCAGACGCCGTTCGTCACTTTTGGCTTTGGGCTTGGCACCTGCTGGGAATCGCGTTTGATTCAGGAATCCATCCTGCGTAACCGCATTGCCGGGCTGGGTAAAAACCATAAAACCGCAGTATTCCCAAAACTGGTCTTCGCCATCCGTGACGGTCTGAACCATAAGGCAGGCGATGCCAATTACGATATCAAGCAGCTCGCGCTAGAGTGCGCCAGCAAACGCATGTATCCAGATATCCTGAACTACGATCAGGTCGTGAACGTCACGGGTTCGTTCAAAACGCCAATGGGCTGCCGCAGTTTCCTCGGCGTTTATGAAGAAAACGGCCAGCAGATTCACGACGGGCGTAATAATCTGGGTGTCATCAGCTTGAACCTGCCGCGTATTGCGCTGGAAGCCGAAGGCAATGAAGATCGCTTCTGGACGCTGCTGGATCAACGTCTGACGTTGGCGAAGAAAGCACTGATGACGCGTATTGCGCGATTGGAAAACGTAAAAGCTCGCGTCGCACCAATCTTATATATGGAAGGTGCCTGCGGCGTGCGCTTAAAAGCGGACGACAATATCGCAGACATCTTCAAAAACGGACGCGCCTCGATTTCGCTGGGCTATATCGGCCTGCATGAAACGATTAATGCGCTTTTCGGTAGCCAGACACACGTGTTTGATGATGAAGCGCTGCGTGCCAAAGCCGTGGCTGTCATTGCCCGCCTGAAAGCCGCCACCGAGCAGTGGAAAGACGAAACAGGTTACGGCTTCAGCCTGTACAGCACACCAAGCGAGAACCTGTGCGATCGCTTCTGCCGTCTGGATACCGCCGAATTTGGCGTCGTACCAGGCGTGACGGACAAAGGCTATTACACCAACAGCTTCCATCTCGATGTGGAGAAGAAGGTGAACCCTTACCAGAAAATCGACTTTGAGTTGCCCTATCCGCCGCTGGCTAACGGTGGGTTCATTTGCTACGGCGAATATCCGAACCTGCAACACAACCTCAAAGCGCTGGAAGACGTGTGGGATTACAGCTACACGCGCGTGCCTTATTACGGCACCAACACGCCGATCGATGAATGCTATGAATGTGGCTTCACGGGTGAATTCGAGTGTACCAGCAAAGGCTTCACCTGCCCGAAATGTGGTAACCACGATTCGGCGCGCGTTTCCGTGACGCGCCGTGTGTGCGGCTACCTCGGTAGCCCGGATGCACGCCCGTTCAACGCCGGTAAGCAGGAAGAAGTTAAACGCCGGATTAAGCATCTGGGCAACGGTCAACTGGGGTGA
- a CDS encoding winged helix-turn-helix transcriptional regulator, with the protein MVKRKSLKEDVCPVARALDVVGDRWTLLIIRDAFDNRRRFSDFQRSLGVAKNILTDRLRTLVDEGILSVQPVSENSAYQEYVLTPKGEQLFPLVVALRQWGEQQLFAEGEPHSRLLDKHTGRPLQTMLPHSAQGQRLAGQDTFVQKID; encoded by the coding sequence ATGGTGAAGCGCAAAAGTCTAAAAGAGGATGTGTGCCCTGTTGCGCGCGCGCTGGATGTGGTTGGCGATCGTTGGACATTGCTAATTATCCGTGATGCTTTCGATAATCGCCGCCGTTTCAGCGATTTTCAGCGCAGTTTGGGCGTTGCCAAAAATATTCTTACCGACCGTCTGCGCACCTTGGTTGACGAGGGCATTTTGTCCGTTCAGCCCGTTTCCGAAAATTCGGCCTATCAGGAATATGTTCTGACACCAAAAGGTGAGCAGCTATTCCCGCTCGTTGTGGCGCTACGCCAGTGGGGTGAACAGCAGCTGTTCGCTGAAGGGGAGCCTCACTCCCGGCTATTGGATAAACACACCGGCCGCCCCTTACAAACTATGCTGCCGCACTCTGCGCAAGGGCAACGGTTGGCTGGGCAGGATACGTTTGTTCAGAAAATCGATTGA